In Lodderomyces elongisporus chromosome 1, complete sequence, a genomic segment contains:
- the ATP3 gene encoding atp3 gamma subunit of the F1 sector of mitochondrial F1F0 ATP synthase (BUSCO:EOG09263TQ5), producing the protein MFRHLAVKQAHQSVNAVRSYATLREIEDRLKSIKNIEKITNTMKIVASTRLNKAQRAMQASRVFNETDKEFKEIAEPSVATEEDQPAKTLLIVVSSDKGLCGSIHSTLAKYTRKRVNELNGNASIVTLGDKLKQQLLRTHSQQLKLAFSGTLKQEPTFVDAALVADEISKLGEFDKTEIIYNRFVSNVSFEASEFSVFNNEAITKAPGLSKYELESEDATNAISEFGFANDLLSAMAEGYASEISARRNAMDNASKNAGDMINNYSILYNRTRQAVITNELVDIITGASSLE; encoded by the exons ATGTTCCGCCACTTAGCTGTCAAACAAGCACACCAATCTGTCAATGCTGTCAG ATCTTATGCTACATTGAGAGAAATTGAGGATCGTCTCAAGAGTATCAAGAACATTGAGAAGATCACCAACACCATGAAGATTGTTGCTTCCACTAGATTGAACAAGGCACAACGTGCTATGCAGGCATCAAGAGTCTTTAACGAAACTGATAAGGAGTTTAAAGAAATTGCTGAACCATCAGTTGCAACTGAAGAAGACCAACCAGCAAAGACTTTATTGATTGTTGTTTCATCAGACAAGGGTCTTTGTGGCTCCATCCACTCAACTTTGGCCAAATacacaagaaaaagagttaACGAATTGAACGGTAACGCTTCAATTGTTACTTTGGGAGACAAGTTGAAGCAACAACTCTTGCGTACCCACTCACAACAACTTAAATTGGCCTTCTCTGGTACTCTTAAACAAGAGCCAACTTTTGTCGATGCAGCATTGGTTGCTGACGAAATCAGCAAGTTGGGAGAGTTTGACAAGACTGAGATTATCTACAACcgttttgtttcaaatgTGTCCTTTGAAGCATCCGAATTCTCTGTTTTCAACAATGAAGCTATCACCAAGGCCCCAGGTTTGTCCAAATACGAGCTTGAGTCAGAAGATGCAACCAATGCAATCTCCGAATTTGGTTTCGCTAACGATTTGTTGAGTGCTATGGCTGAAGGTTACGCCTCAGAAATCTCAGCAAGAAGAAACGCTATGGATAACGCTTCTAAGAATGCTGGTGACATGATCAACAACTACTCCATTTTGTATAACAGAACTCGTCAAGCCGTCATTACCAATGAGTTGGTTGATATCATTACCGGTGCAAGTTCATTAGAGTAA
- the FTH2 gene encoding putative iron permease membrane protein — protein MIEFEDYFSIQIFFIILRETLETAIIISVLLSFINQRSHKTDDPKKKQQQQQQQQQQQQQEQDEQTEVAGPSSSRVSSSTSSHKGGSTHLLQVQRKLKLQVWVGAILGLVICFIIGLIFILAFYIIGKDYWSYTERVWEGVFSLLSSLIITVMGIGLLRINKVMKLKWWIKLGDAYNDNDDYENELDEQGEEEIAKIGDDNNDTNASNKNAMEGNVDGDINNNDIANDINNEVLSAEEEIYNYGGTRSSSESESVPLTSSTPRPSKSPLVSRRGRKQKGQNKSGFNKRYFLAILPLITTLREGLEAVVFIGGIGMSQPLTSIPLSIACGIAFGSLIGYLLYQGGNKLSLQYFLICSTCFLYIVSAGLMSRGVWFLELEQFVRNCGGLDVNETGSGPGSYDIAKSVWHVNCCNGLKDGWWMVFNAIFGWTNSATYGSVITYFTYWLLVIVWLRIKLYEERHGTLPLVPIKWQLKRIRKKIRLYELRNSQSLRNLETGNVEPQQQQSIGETGAGAGAETGAEAQELLGN, from the coding sequence ATGATTGAGTTTGAAGATTACTTCTCCATCCAAATCTTCTTTATCATCCTACGAGAGACTTTGGAGACTGCTATCATCATCTCTGTTCTACTATCATTTATCAACCAAAGATCACACAAGACAGATGacccaaaaaagaagcagcagcagcagcagcaacaacaacaacaacaacaacaagaacaagatgAACAAACCGAAGTTGCAGGACCATCGCTGAGCCGTGTGAGCAGTAGCACCTCACTGCACAAAGGTGGATCCACGCACCTCTTGCAAGTTCAGAGAAAGTTGAAATTACAAGTCTGGGTAGGCGCCATCTTGGGTCTTgtcatttgttttattattgGCCTCATCTTTATACTTGCATTTTACATCATCGGCAAAGATTACTGGTCCTACACGGAAAGAGTATGGGAGGGCGTATTCTCTCTCTTGTCCAGTTTAATCATCACCGTTATGGGTATTGGGTTGTTAAGGATAAATAAAgtgatgaaattgaaatggTGGATCAAGTTGGGTGACGCATATAACGATAATGATGACTACGAAAATGAGTTGGACGAgcaaggagaagaagaaattgcGAAAATTGGTGATGACAATAATGACACTAATGCCAGCAATAAAAATGCAATGGAGGGCAATGTTGATGGTGACATCAATAATAATGACATTGCCAATGACATCAACAATGAGGTTCTTAGTGCCGAAGAAGAGATATATAACTATGGTGGCACAAGATCTAGCTCTGAATCTGAAAGTGTTCCATTGACAAGTAGCACACCAAGACCCTCGAAATCGCCATTGGTATCTCGTAGAGGTAGGAAACAGAAGGGGCAAAACAAACTGGGCTTCAATAAGAGATACTTTTTAGCTATTTTACCATTGATCACCACCTTGAGAGAAGGTTTGGAAGCAGTGGTGTTTATTGGCGGCATTGGTATGTCGCAACCGCTAACCTCGATCCCACTTTCCATTGCCTGTGGTATTGCATTTGGCTCACTCATtggatatttattatatcaAGGAGGCAACAAACTCTCGTTACAATATTTCCTCATCTGTTCAACATGTTTCCTTTACATTGTTAGTGCCGGCCTTATGAGCCGTGGTGTTTGGTTCTTGGAGTTGGAACAGTTTGTGAGAAATTGTGGTGGTCTTGATGTCAATGAAACCGGAAGCGGTCCTGGCTCGTACGATATTGCCAAGAGTGTTTGGCATGTCAATTGTTGCAACGGATTGAAAGACGGATGGTGGATGGTGTTTAATGCCATATTTGGTTGGACAAATTCTGCAACATACGGAAGCGTTATAACATATTTTACCTATTGGCTTTTGGTTATTGTCTGGTTGAGAATAAAGTTGTACGAAGAGAGACATGGGACTTTGCCTTTGGTGCCAATTAAATGGCAACTCAAAAGAATccggaaaaaaataagactTTACGAATTGAGAAATAGTCAAAGTTTAAGAAACTTGGAGACCGGGAATGTCGAGccacagcaacaacagctgaTTGGGGAAACAGGAGCAGGAGCAGGAGCAGAAACAGGAGCAGAAGCCCAAGAGTTATTGGGAAACTAA